One Orrella dioscoreae genomic window carries:
- a CDS encoding THUMP domain-containing protein → MSSQDADPPRKTLSLKTVKRSATPASDDDGPRKRTGARARQVAQQVRVKEQSSARRADDTPAPRRSDAASAGPPTRAPREGGRPLRNMQRDGQRETRRDTRPAGGTGAGPRPARVHDDAPVAASWDDLLEDEATQDARPAPRPAPRAHAAVRARDDSERYTVFAPCPQGMEEALTIELQALGFEDAQADRAGARFTADWTGVERANLYSRLATRVLVQVAHAPIQHEDDILELARATPWERWFGPEHTLRVDTSAIRSPMKSLQFCNLRAKDGICDRLRDREGERPSIDTVRPDARVHLFLTAETATLYLDTSGESLFKRGWRLDKGEAPLRENLAAGLLALAGWDPAAPLMDPFCGSGTILIEAAWIALGVPPGISRPFGFERLRDHDSRAWDRLRQEARANVLPQLEAPLVGIDRDPAAIAAAQRNAERAWLSAETIRFEVGDARTAQPPADSGWIVTNPPYGERLDMHAQETLWPEWAAQLKRHYAGWHLNVITSDLKFPQALRLKAHRRTPVHNGALDCRLFAFDLVEGSNRHKDGA, encoded by the coding sequence ATGTCCTCCCAAGATGCGGATCCTCCGCGCAAAACGCTGTCGCTGAAAACCGTCAAACGCAGCGCCACCCCGGCCAGCGACGATGACGGCCCGCGCAAGCGGACCGGCGCGCGCGCGCGCCAGGTCGCGCAGCAGGTGCGCGTGAAGGAACAGTCATCGGCACGGCGCGCGGACGACACGCCCGCCCCGCGCCGCAGCGACGCCGCTTCCGCCGGCCCCCCCACGCGCGCGCCGCGCGAAGGCGGCAGGCCGCTGCGCAACATGCAGCGTGACGGACAGCGCGAAACGCGCCGCGACACGCGCCCTGCTGGCGGGACGGGTGCCGGCCCCCGTCCCGCCCGGGTGCACGACGATGCGCCCGTTGCCGCGTCCTGGGATGACCTCCTGGAAGACGAGGCAACCCAGGACGCCCGGCCGGCGCCGCGCCCGGCACCGCGTGCGCACGCCGCCGTTCGTGCCCGCGACGACAGCGAGCGCTACACCGTCTTCGCTCCCTGCCCCCAAGGCATGGAAGAGGCGCTGACCATCGAGCTGCAGGCCCTGGGCTTCGAGGATGCGCAGGCGGACCGCGCCGGCGCCCGCTTCACCGCGGACTGGACCGGCGTCGAACGCGCCAACCTGTATTCGCGCCTGGCCACGCGCGTGCTGGTGCAGGTGGCGCACGCGCCGATCCAGCACGAGGACGACATCCTGGAACTGGCTCGCGCCACGCCCTGGGAACGCTGGTTCGGGCCCGAGCACACGCTGCGCGTGGACACCTCGGCCATCCGCAGCCCCATGAAGAGCCTGCAGTTCTGCAACCTGCGCGCCAAGGACGGCATCTGCGACCGCCTGCGTGACCGCGAAGGCGAGCGTCCCAGCATCGACACCGTGCGCCCCGACGCGCGCGTGCATCTCTTCCTGACCGCCGAGACCGCCACGCTCTACCTGGACACCTCGGGCGAATCGCTCTTCAAGCGCGGCTGGCGCCTGGACAAGGGCGAAGCCCCATTGCGCGAGAACCTGGCCGCCGGCCTCCTGGCGCTGGCTGGCTGGGACCCGGCCGCGCCGCTCATGGATCCGTTCTGCGGCAGCGGCACGATCCTCATCGAAGCCGCCTGGATCGCCCTGGGCGTGCCGCCCGGCATTTCGCGTCCTTTCGGTTTCGAGCGGCTGCGCGACCATGACAGCCGCGCCTGGGATCGCCTGCGCCAGGAAGCGCGGGCGAATGTGCTGCCGCAGCTGGAGGCGCCGCTCGTGGGCATCGACCGCGACCCTGCCGCCATTGCCGCCGCGCAACGCAACGCCGAGCGCGCCTGGCTGTCGGCCGAGACCATCCGCTTCGAGGTGGGTGACGCGCGCACGGCCCAGCCGCCCGCCGACAGCGGCTGGATCGTGACCAATCCGCCCTATGGCGAACGCCTGGACATGCACGCGCAGGAAACGCTGTGGCCGGAGTGGGCCGCGCAACTGAAGCGCCACTATGCCGGCTGGCACCTGAACGTCATCACCAGCGACCTGAAATTCCCGCAGGCCTT
- a CDS encoding CopD family protein, whose translation MFWVKTLHIVFVTSWFAGLFYLPRIFVNLAQQGDPAVQSCLLGMARRLYRFTTILAIPAVLFGLWLFAGYGIGMGAGNGWMHAKLTLVLVLIGYHHGCGVLLRKFERGANTRSHVFYRWFNELPVLLLLAIVALVVVKPF comes from the coding sequence ATGTTCTGGGTCAAAACGCTGCACATCGTCTTCGTGACGTCCTGGTTCGCCGGCCTGTTCTATCTGCCGCGCATCTTCGTGAACCTGGCGCAGCAGGGCGACCCGGCGGTGCAGTCCTGTTTGCTGGGCATGGCCCGCCGCCTCTATCGCTTCACCACGATCCTGGCGATTCCGGCCGTGCTGTTCGGCCTGTGGCTGTTTGCCGGCTATGGCATCGGCATGGGCGCTGGCAATGGCTGGATGCACGCCAAGCTCACGCTGGTTCTGGTGCTGATCGGCTATCACCACGGCTGTGGCGTGCTGCTGCGCAAGTTCGAGCGCGGCGCCAACACCCGTTCGCATGTTTTCTACCGCTGGTTCAACGAGTTGCCGGTCCTGCTGTTGCTGGCCATCGTGGCGCTCGTGGTCGTCAAGCCGTTCTGA
- a CDS encoding 2-keto-4-pentenoate hydratase, which produces MTADARNPLTAEQIAAAFRQGRLSATALAAYPGDVTPATLAAAYHIQDVALAAWPGPVGGWKVAAVQPQWREQFPAERLVGPVLAGNVWQTDSAQVPVVEGGYAAVEVEFAIRIAKPVPVGMHFERPAEIGDYVGGVHAAIELAGSPLKNLSPLGPGAVISDFGNNAGLVVGDELKDFFSQPLENWTTRISINGQEAGAGDAARIPGGPVSALLFLINTLADRRIALKAGDWISTGASTGIHPVAVGDTFEAHFANAARISGRIVGATPQPA; this is translated from the coding sequence ATGACCGCCGACGCCCGCAATCCGCTCACCGCCGAACAGATCGCCGCAGCCTTCCGCCAGGGCCGCCTCAGTGCCACCGCCCTGGCCGCCTATCCCGGTGACGTGACGCCGGCCACGCTGGCGGCCGCGTACCACATCCAGGACGTGGCGCTGGCCGCCTGGCCCGGCCCCGTCGGCGGCTGGAAAGTGGCCGCGGTGCAGCCGCAATGGCGTGAACAATTCCCCGCCGAGCGCCTGGTCGGTCCCGTGCTGGCCGGCAACGTCTGGCAGACCGACAGCGCCCAGGTGCCCGTGGTGGAAGGCGGCTATGCCGCCGTGGAAGTGGAGTTCGCCATCCGCATCGCCAAGCCGGTGCCGGTCGGCATGCACTTCGAACGCCCTGCCGAGATCGGCGACTACGTGGGCGGCGTGCACGCCGCCATCGAACTGGCCGGCAGCCCGCTGAAGAACCTGAGCCCGCTGGGGCCTGGCGCCGTCATCAGTGATTTCGGCAACAACGCCGGGCTGGTGGTCGGCGACGAGCTGAAGGATTTCTTCTCGCAGCCGCTGGAAAACTGGACGACCCGCATTTCCATCAACGGCCAGGAAGCGGGCGCCGGCGACGCGGCCCGCATCCCCGGCGGCCCGGTCTCGGCGCTGCTGTTCCTCATCAACACCCTGGCGGACCGCCGCATCGCCCTGAAGGCGGGCGACTGGATCTCGACCGGCGCCAGCACCGGCATCCATCCGGTGGCCGTCGGCGACACCTTCGAGGCCCATTTCGCCAATGCCGCCCGCATCAGCGGACGCATCGTGGGCGCCACGCCCCAGCCGGCCTGA
- a CDS encoding DUF2784 domain-containing protein, which produces MLYKTLADLVLILHGLFIAFVIAGALLLPWRPRLAWLHLPALTWGALAMLTGWICPLTPLENDLRAQAGQAGYSGGFIEHYLLAAIYPQGLTRTVQVGLGVGVVTLNAVLYGWLWRRVRRQRGEARGPV; this is translated from the coding sequence ATGCTCTACAAGACCCTGGCCGATCTCGTCCTCATCCTGCACGGGCTTTTCATTGCCTTCGTGATCGCGGGCGCGCTGCTCCTGCCGTGGCGCCCCCGGCTGGCCTGGCTGCACCTGCCCGCGCTGACATGGGGCGCCCTGGCCATGCTGACGGGCTGGATCTGTCCGCTCACGCCGCTGGAGAACGACCTGCGTGCGCAGGCGGGCCAGGCCGGATACTCGGGCGGATTCATCGAACACTACCTGCTGGCCGCGATCTATCCGCAAGGCCTGACGCGCACCGTGCAGGTGGGCCTGGGCGTGGGCGTCGTCACGCTGAACGCGGTGCTGTACGGCTGGCTCTGGCGGCGCGTCCGGCGCCAGCGTGGCGAGGCGCGCGGCCCTGTGTAA
- a CDS encoding thioesterase II family protein, giving the protein MMPAHACPTTEASCWAPLRPVENAAATLFLFPYAGGSAQSFLRWIEHLPPQWSVLGLQMPGRGTRWSEAPLRHIGDALAELVAQQAQHLDRPALFWGHSLGGILAYEAARHWRQLARAGRQALDIQALVVSACVAPRYWPGQRGNSVVISGRQDLVNALRRYGDTFLHMIEDEELLDFVLPTVQADFEVVESYVYPGPAQLDVPILVFHGEEDQTVDARKASDWREETQADCQLRGFAGGHFFFVEHEAEVVEALNAFLSTQRG; this is encoded by the coding sequence ATGATGCCGGCCCATGCCTGCCCCACCACGGAAGCCTCGTGCTGGGCACCGCTGCGCCCGGTGGAGAATGCCGCGGCCACCCTCTTCCTCTTTCCCTACGCCGGCGGCAGCGCGCAGTCCTTCCTGCGCTGGATCGAGCACCTGCCGCCGCAGTGGTCGGTGCTGGGCCTGCAGATGCCGGGACGCGGCACCCGCTGGTCGGAGGCGCCCCTGCGCCATATCGGGGATGCCCTGGCCGAACTCGTGGCCCAGCAAGCGCAACACCTCGACCGCCCCGCCTTGTTCTGGGGCCACAGCCTGGGCGGCATCCTCGCCTATGAAGCGGCGCGCCACTGGCGCCAGCTTGCGCGCGCCGGCCGCCAGGCGCTGGACATCCAGGCGCTGGTGGTCTCCGCGTGTGTCGCCCCCAGGTACTGGCCCGGCCAACGCGGCAACTCCGTCGTCATCTCGGGCAGGCAGGACCTGGTCAACGCGCTGCGCCGCTACGGCGACACCTTCCTGCACATGATCGAGGACGAGGAACTGCTGGACTTCGTGCTGCCCACCGTCCAGGCCGATTTCGAGGTCGTCGAGTCCTATGTCTATCCCGGACCGGCGCAACTGGACGTCCCCATCCTGGTGTTCCACGGGGAGGAAGACCAGACGGTCGACGCACGCAAGGCCTCGGACTGGCGCGAGGAAACCCAGGCGGATTGCCAACTGCGCGGCTTCGCCGGCGGCCACTTCTTCTTCGTCGAGCATGAAGCCGAAGTCGTCGAGGCCCTGAACGCCTTCCTCTCCACGCAGCGCGGATGA
- a CDS encoding ferredoxin--NADP reductase, giving the protein MHNHTLERVTNIRHWNDRLFSVTTTRPPGLRFESGHYVSLGLAAQDQLQARPHSVASATRDPYLEFLSHATPADTLGSRLQALRVGDPVLVGRQSGGTLRLSDLRPGKRLYLLATGSGVAPFLSIIRDPQAYEAFDTIVLVHCAREVSGLAYRHYITQALAGRQDWRARGALRYVPTVTREPFERQGRITTLIHSGELARELGLPPLNPEHDRAMVCGSKTVREALCAMLEGFGLRCRPEAGPPGDYVYERGTPAAARPAPAPRPPRRQAMPAGAAP; this is encoded by the coding sequence ATGCACAATCACACCCTGGAACGCGTGACGAACATCCGCCACTGGAACGACCGGCTCTTCAGCGTGACGACCACGCGCCCGCCCGGCCTGCGCTTCGAAAGCGGCCACTACGTCAGCCTGGGCCTGGCCGCACAGGACCAGCTGCAGGCGCGGCCCCACAGCGTGGCGAGCGCGACGCGCGATCCGTATCTCGAGTTCCTGAGCCACGCCACGCCCGCCGACACGCTGGGCAGCCGCCTGCAGGCCTTGCGCGTGGGCGATCCCGTCCTCGTCGGGCGGCAGTCGGGAGGAACGTTGCGCCTCTCCGACCTGCGTCCAGGCAAGCGGCTCTACCTGCTTGCCACCGGCTCGGGCGTCGCGCCCTTTCTCAGCATCATCCGCGACCCGCAGGCCTACGAGGCCTTCGACACGATCGTGCTGGTGCATTGCGCACGCGAGGTGAGCGGGCTGGCCTATCGCCACTACATCACCCAGGCGCTCGCCGGCCGGCAGGATTGGCGGGCACGCGGCGCCTTGCGCTACGTCCCCACCGTGACCCGCGAACCCTTCGAACGCCAGGGCCGCATCACCACGCTGATCCATTCCGGCGAGCTGGCGCGCGAACTCGGCCTGCCGCCGCTGAACCCCGAGCACGATCGGGCCATGGTCTGCGGCAGCAAGACAGTGCGCGAGGCGCTTTGCGCCATGCTGGAGGGTTTCGGCTTGCGCTGCCGGCCGGAAGCCGGGCCGCCCGGTGACTACGTCTACGAAAGGGGCACGCCGGCGGCAGCCCGCCCCGCCCCGGCCCCGCGGCCGCCGCGCCGGCAGGCCATGCCGGCAGGCGCCGCGCCATGA
- a CDS encoding iron-containing redox enzyme family protein yields MLSFPFACLDTAPPRFSPDAQAQGRALLALPPAQLFRRFVTDKESEGMRWAALALIETVLDQIPPRDAPLPDSLAALDERLRARRADLGQRLHAVLEHDGRARRELLRERAPVRALSGVWLDSVSQPATQPAPLVNRLFRARCLDQQGAPGRQPQWQRHHHVLLDNGLALPELADPAFERACLADTASWLQACFLQALALYGARCLPEIAGVHWAFHALAVDAAVGGPLDDDAAARDDAAGLFQALFAQHGSATPGWPRAARAALALAELESLQVQAMLTRLCRQARRNLDERVAEIVARHAPYAGKQHGKVKVDGETLADRFASPDFDPHAFVRAFKASPYVRARDPRQPCRFMGAIQFGGPMFGVFDADETMTLQAWSLQAASPETLQPPANHDMPQTAWDAVLAALPAHPGFDTLAETVAPAPRQFFHRLVNIEQFPAVLPMARTHAEQGLSAAAALLHAPGDGSAWRHTDARAFPYSRDALYARFDAIYHDKLLGPIAPLAEMPDAEEVVFTQKTFALGNLIDGAWAYRSALRGRHLRAADRALFAIYADEMGQGDVAQNHIQLIHQVLRSMDVHLPHIASTDFIEQEELLDEIYPFALYQLCLAQFPDSYRPEILGFNLGIEMFGLGELRLHEIEKLRRWGYDTAYEVTHLSIDNYGSGHARSSLDAVADHLDQVALSLGPESAAQEWRRIWTGYASFAQFVERMPTPPAAPQSPARTGHAPLHAPA; encoded by the coding sequence ATGCTGTCCTTTCCCTTCGCCTGCCTTGACACCGCCCCTCCCCGCTTCAGCCCGGATGCCCAGGCGCAAGGCCGCGCCCTGCTGGCGTTGCCGCCTGCGCAACTGTTCCGCCGCTTCGTGACGGACAAGGAGTCGGAGGGCATGCGCTGGGCGGCCCTGGCGCTGATCGAGACCGTGCTGGACCAGATCCCGCCGCGTGACGCGCCGCTGCCTGACAGCCTGGCGGCGCTGGACGAGAGACTGCGCGCGCGCCGCGCGGACCTGGGCCAGCGCCTGCACGCGGTGCTCGAACACGACGGCAGGGCGCGCCGTGAATTGCTGCGCGAACGCGCGCCCGTCCGCGCGCTGAGCGGGGTCTGGCTGGATTCCGTCTCGCAACCCGCCACCCAGCCCGCGCCGCTCGTCAACCGGCTGTTCCGTGCGCGCTGCCTGGATCAACAAGGCGCGCCCGGCCGGCAGCCGCAATGGCAGCGGCACCACCACGTGCTGCTGGATAACGGCCTGGCCCTGCCCGAGCTCGCCGACCCGGCTTTCGAACGCGCCTGCCTGGCCGATACCGCCAGTTGGCTGCAAGCCTGTTTCCTGCAGGCCCTGGCGCTCTATGGCGCGCGCTGCCTGCCGGAGATCGCCGGCGTGCATTGGGCCTTCCACGCCTTGGCCGTCGACGCGGCGGTGGGCGGCCCGCTGGATGACGACGCGGCCGCGCGAGACGATGCCGCCGGACTGTTCCAGGCGCTGTTCGCGCAGCACGGCTCCGCTACGCCCGGCTGGCCGCGCGCGGCCCGCGCCGCGCTCGCCCTCGCGGAACTGGAAAGCCTGCAGGTCCAGGCCATGCTCACGCGTCTCTGCCGCCAGGCTCGCCGCAACCTGGATGAACGGGTCGCCGAGATCGTGGCCCGCCATGCTCCCTATGCCGGCAAGCAACACGGCAAGGTGAAAGTGGACGGCGAAACGCTGGCCGACCGCTTTGCCAGCCCGGACTTCGATCCGCACGCCTTCGTGCGCGCCTTCAAGGCATCGCCATACGTCCGCGCGCGCGATCCGCGGCAGCCCTGCCGCTTCATGGGCGCCATCCAGTTCGGCGGTCCGATGTTCGGCGTCTTCGACGCGGACGAGACCATGACCTTGCAGGCATGGTCGCTGCAGGCCGCCAGCCCCGAAACCCTGCAGCCGCCGGCCAACCACGACATGCCGCAGACGGCCTGGGACGCGGTGTTGGCCGCCCTGCCCGCGCATCCCGGCTTCGACACCCTTGCAGAGACCGTAGCGCCGGCGCCGAGGCAGTTCTTCCATCGGCTCGTCAACATCGAGCAGTTCCCCGCCGTCCTGCCCATGGCGCGGACACACGCCGAACAGGGCTTGTCGGCGGCGGCGGCGCTGCTGCATGCGCCTGGCGATGGCAGCGCCTGGCGCCATACCGACGCGCGCGCGTTCCCCTATTCCCGCGACGCGCTCTATGCGCGCTTCGACGCGATCTATCACGACAAGCTGCTCGGCCCCATCGCCCCGCTTGCCGAGATGCCGGATGCCGAAGAGGTCGTCTTCACGCAGAAGACCTTTGCGCTGGGCAACCTCATCGACGGCGCCTGGGCCTATCGCAGCGCCTTGCGGGGCAGGCACCTGCGCGCCGCCGACAGGGCGCTTTTCGCCATCTACGCGGACGAGATGGGCCAGGGCGACGTCGCGCAGAACCACATCCAGCTCATCCACCAGGTGCTGCGCTCCATGGACGTGCACCTGCCCCACATCGCCAGCACCGACTTCATCGAGCAAGAGGAACTGCTCGACGAGATCTATCCCTTCGCGCTCTACCAGCTTTGCCTGGCGCAGTTCCCGGACAGCTACCGCCCCGAGATCCTGGGCTTCAACCTGGGCATCGAGATGTTCGGCCTGGGCGAACTGCGCCTGCACGAGATCGAGAAGCTGCGGCGGTGGGGCTACGACACCGCCTACGAAGTCACCCACCTGTCGATCGACAACTATGGCTCGGGCCATGCCCGCAGCTCCCTGGACGCGGTGGCCGACCATCTCGACCAGGTGGCGCTGTCGCTCGGGCCCGAATCCGCCGCGCAGGAATGGCGCCGCATCTGGACGGGCTATGCGTCGTTCGCCCAGTTCGTCGAACGGATGCCCACGCCGCCCGCCGCCCCGCAATCGCCGGCGCGGACCGGACATGCGCCCCTGCACGCGCCCGCCTGA